One Oncorhynchus mykiss isolate Arlee unplaced genomic scaffold, USDA_OmykA_1.1 un_scaffold_226, whole genome shotgun sequence genomic window carries:
- the mc2r gene encoding adrenocorticotropic hormone receptor (The RefSeq protein has 1 substitution compared to this genomic sequence), with the protein MNDVSALPSNHTDCQVVKVPHLVFLVLGMVSLSENLLVVVAVVRNKNLHSPMYMFICSLATFNTISSLSKTWETLMMEFSDVGQLDSRGDSVRRVDDIIDALLCMSFIGCICSFLAIAVDRYVTIFHALRYHNIMTTRRAAAALAGIWALCGVAGAVMVAFCDATVIKIFFIVLFLISLLLILFLYVHMFLLARSHARKIAALPGSAMPHRSLRGALTLTMLFGVFVVCWAPFFLHLLLLMVCVENPYCECYRSLFQLNLVLLMSHAVVDPAIYAFRSAELRNTFRKMLFCSDSPLCYKVKALFH; encoded by the coding sequence ATGAATGATGTCTCTGCTCTCCCCTCCAACCACACAGACTGTCAGGTGGTGAAGGTACCCCACCTGGTGTTCTTAGTGTTGGGTATGGTGTCTCTCAGTGAGAACCTGTTGGTGGTGGTGGCCGTGGTGCGCAACAAGAACCTCCACTCCCCGATGTACATGTTTATCTGTAGCCTGGCCACGTTCaacaccatctcctccctctccaagACCTGGGAAACCCTAATGATGGAGTTCAGCGATGTCGGACAACTGGACTCCCGAGGGGACTCCGTCCGGAGGGTCGATGACATCATAGACGCACTGCTCTGCATGTCTTTTATCGGCTGCATCTGTAGCTTCCTGGCCATCGCTGTGGATCGCTACGTCACCATCTTCCACGCCCTGCGCTACCACAACATCATGACCACGAGGCGAGCCGCCATCGCCCTGGCGGGGATCTGGGCGCTATGCGGCGTCGCCGGGGCCGTCATGGTGGCGTTCTGTGACGCCACGGTCATCAAGATCTTTTTCATCGTGCTCTTCCTCATCTCGCTGctccttatcctcttcctctACGTCCACATGTTCCTGCTGGCTCGGTCCCACGCCAGGAAGATTGCTGCGCTGCCCGGGAGTGCCATGCCGCACCGCAGCCTCCGGGGGGCGCTCACGCTCACCATGCTATTCGGGGTGTTTGTGGTGTGCTGGGCGCctttcttcctccacctcctcctcctcatggtGTGTGTAGAGAACCCCTACTGTGAGTGCTACCGCTCTCTGTTCCAGCTGAATTTGGTTCTGCTGATGAGTCACGCCGTGGTCGACCCGGCCATCTACGCCTTCCGCAGCGCAGAGCTACGAAACACCTTCAGGAAGATGCTGTTCTGCTCCGACTCACCACTCTGCTACAAGGTCAAAGCTCTGTTCCACTGA
- the fam210ab gene encoding uncharacterized protein C18orf19 homolog B isoform X5 has protein sequence MHRVLSQGALRQMAYMRSVVVGLSVCEARLAVSVCIVGRLPPGPGQRWVSTSAFNRAVEQPKLRPEDQDPPSHPPSLAGTEPVYGADSSKLPVEAPPEAPEIDPLQDKSIGLVQRFKKTFKQYGKVMIPVHLLTSSIWFGTFYYAAMQGVNVVPFLEFIGLPEKIVGLLNHSSGGYALTAYAMYKIATPARYTVTLGGTSFSVQYLRKHGYFSTPPPVKDYLQDRMEETREKLTEKMEETKELFSEKMEETKELLSGKMEDTKERLSGISEKMEETKERFSGKMEETKERFSGKMEETKERFSGKMEETKERFSGKMEETKERFSGKMGETKDTFSDKLQEAKDKVSYRKKLD, from the exons ATGCATCGTGTTCTGTCCCAGGGTGCATTGCGGCAGATGGCCTACATGCGGTCTGTGGTCGTGGGCCTGTCGGTGTGTGAGGCTCGCCTGGCCGTGTCGGTGTGTATTGTAGGCCGCCTGCCACCCGGGCCCGGCCAGCGCTGGGTCAGTACCTCAGCCTTTAACAGGGCAGTAGAACAGCCCAAGCTCCGGCCGGAGGACCAGGACCCACCCAGCCATCCCCCCAGCCTGGCTGGAACAGAGCCCGTCTATGGGGCAGACTCCTCCAAGCTGCCTGTGGAGGCCCCACCGGAGGCCCCAGAGATAGACCCTCTGCAGGACAAGTCCATTGGTCTGGTCCAGAGGTTCAAGAAGACCTTCAAGCAGTATGGGAAGGTGATGATACCTGTCCATCTCCTGACCTCCAGCATCTGGTTCGGGACCTTCTACTACGCTGCTATGCA GGGAGTGAATGTGGTGCCTTTTCTGGAGTTCATTGGTTTACCAGAGAAGATCGTTGGTCTGCTGAATCACTCTTCTGGCGGCTATGCCCTCACTGCCTACGCCATGTACAAG ATTGCAACACCCGCCAGATACACGGTGACTCTGGGTGGGACGTCCTTCTCGGTGCAGTACCTCCGTAAACACGGCTACTTCTCCACCCCTCCGCCCGTCAAAGACTACCTGCAGGACCGGATGGAAGAGACCAGGGAGAAACTCACAGAGAAAATGGAGGAAACTAAGGAACTGTTCTCTGAAAAAATGGAGGAAACCAAAGAACTACTCTCGGGGAAAATGGAAGATACGAAAGAACGATTGTCTGGTATTTCCGAAAAGATGGAGGAGACGAAGGAACGTTTCTCTGGAAAG ATGGAGGAGACGAAAGAACGTTTCTCTGGAAAGATGGAGGAGACGAAAGAACGTTTCTCTGGAAAGATGGAGGAGACGAAAGAACGTTTCTCTGGAAAGATGGAGGAGACGAAAGAACGTTTCTCTGGAAAGATGGGGGAGACGAAAGACACGTTCTCTGATAAACTACAGGAAGCCAAAGACAAAGTGTCTTACCGAAAGAAGCTCGATTAG
- the fam210ab gene encoding uncharacterized protein C18orf19 homolog B isoform X3: MHRVLSQGALRQMAYMRSVVVGLSVCEARLAVSVCIVGRLPPGPGQRWVSTSAFNRAVEQPKLRPEDQDPPSHPPSLAGTEPVYGADSSKLPVEAPPEAPEIDPLQDKSIGLVQRFKKTFKQYGKVMIPVHLLTSSIWFGTFYYAAMQGVNVVPFLEFIGLPEKIVGLLNHSSGGYALTAYAMYKIATPARYTVTLGGTSFSVQYLRKHGYFSTPPPVKDYLQDRMEETREKLTEKMEETKELFSEKMEETKELLSGKMEDTKERLSGISEKMEETKERFSGKMEETKERFSGKMEETKERFSGKMEETKERFSGKMEETKERFSGKMEETKERFSGKMGETKDTFSDKLQEAKDKVSYRKKLD; the protein is encoded by the exons ATGCATCGTGTTCTGTCCCAGGGTGCATTGCGGCAGATGGCCTACATGCGGTCTGTGGTCGTGGGCCTGTCGGTGTGTGAGGCTCGCCTGGCCGTGTCGGTGTGTATTGTAGGCCGCCTGCCACCCGGGCCCGGCCAGCGCTGGGTCAGTACCTCAGCCTTTAACAGGGCAGTAGAACAGCCCAAGCTCCGGCCGGAGGACCAGGACCCACCCAGCCATCCCCCCAGCCTGGCTGGAACAGAGCCCGTCTATGGGGCAGACTCCTCCAAGCTGCCTGTGGAGGCCCCACCGGAGGCCCCAGAGATAGACCCTCTGCAGGACAAGTCCATTGGTCTGGTCCAGAGGTTCAAGAAGACCTTCAAGCAGTATGGGAAGGTGATGATACCTGTCCATCTCCTGACCTCCAGCATCTGGTTCGGGACCTTCTACTACGCTGCTATGCA GGGAGTGAATGTGGTGCCTTTTCTGGAGTTCATTGGTTTACCAGAGAAGATCGTTGGTCTGCTGAATCACTCTTCTGGCGGCTATGCCCTCACTGCCTACGCCATGTACAAG ATTGCAACACCCGCCAGATACACGGTGACTCTGGGTGGGACGTCCTTCTCGGTGCAGTACCTCCGTAAACACGGCTACTTCTCCACCCCTCCGCCCGTCAAAGACTACCTGCAGGACCGGATGGAAGAGACCAGGGAGAAACTCACAGAGAAAATGGAGGAAACTAAGGAACTGTTCTCTGAAAAAATGGAGGAAACCAAAGAACTACTCTCGGGGAAAATGGAAGATACGAAAGAACGATTGTCTGGTATTTCCGAAAAGATGGAGGAGACGAAGGAACGTTTCTCTGGAAAGATGGAGGAGACGAAAGAACGTTTCTCTGGAAAGATGGAGGAGACGAAAGAACGTTTCTCTGGAAAGATGGAGGAGACGAAAGAACGTTTCTCTGGAAAGATGGAGGAGACGAAAGAACGTTTCTCTGGAAAGATGGAGGAGACGAAAGAACGTTTCTCTGGAAAGATGGGGGAGACGAAAGACACGTTCTCTGATAAACTACAGGAAGCCAAAGACAAAGTGTCTTACCGAAAGAAGCTCGATTAG
- the fam210ab gene encoding uncharacterized protein C18orf19 homolog B isoform X4: MHRVLSQGALRQMAYMRSVVVGLSVCEARLAVSVCIVGRLPPGPGQRWVSTSAFNRAVEQPKLRPEDQDPPSHPPSLAGTEPVYGADSSKLPVEAPPEAPEIDPLQDKSIGLVQRFKKTFKQYGKVMIPVHLLTSSIWFGTFYYAAMQGVNVVPFLEFIGLPEKIVGLLNHSSGGYALTAYAMYKIATPARYTVTLGGTSFSVQYLRKHGYFSTPPPVKDYLQDRMEETREKLTEKMEETKELFSEKMEETKELLSGKMEDTKERLSGISEKMEETKERFSGKMEETKERFSGKMEETKERFSGKMEETKERFSGKMEETKERFSGKMGETKDTFSDKLQEAKDKVSYRKKLD; this comes from the exons ATGCATCGTGTTCTGTCCCAGGGTGCATTGCGGCAGATGGCCTACATGCGGTCTGTGGTCGTGGGCCTGTCGGTGTGTGAGGCTCGCCTGGCCGTGTCGGTGTGTATTGTAGGCCGCCTGCCACCCGGGCCCGGCCAGCGCTGGGTCAGTACCTCAGCCTTTAACAGGGCAGTAGAACAGCCCAAGCTCCGGCCGGAGGACCAGGACCCACCCAGCCATCCCCCCAGCCTGGCTGGAACAGAGCCCGTCTATGGGGCAGACTCCTCCAAGCTGCCTGTGGAGGCCCCACCGGAGGCCCCAGAGATAGACCCTCTGCAGGACAAGTCCATTGGTCTGGTCCAGAGGTTCAAGAAGACCTTCAAGCAGTATGGGAAGGTGATGATACCTGTCCATCTCCTGACCTCCAGCATCTGGTTCGGGACCTTCTACTACGCTGCTATGCA GGGAGTGAATGTGGTGCCTTTTCTGGAGTTCATTGGTTTACCAGAGAAGATCGTTGGTCTGCTGAATCACTCTTCTGGCGGCTATGCCCTCACTGCCTACGCCATGTACAAG ATTGCAACACCCGCCAGATACACGGTGACTCTGGGTGGGACGTCCTTCTCGGTGCAGTACCTCCGTAAACACGGCTACTTCTCCACCCCTCCGCCCGTCAAAGACTACCTGCAGGACCGGATGGAAGAGACCAGGGAGAAACTCACAGAGAAAATGGAGGAAACTAAGGAACTGTTCTCTGAAAAAATGGAGGAAACCAAAGAACTACTCTCGGGGAAAATGGAAGATACGAAAGAACGATTGTCTGGTATTTCCGAAAAG ATGGAGGAGACGAAAGAACGTTTCTCTGGAAAGATGGAGGAGACGAAAGAACGTTTCTCTGGAAAGATGGAGGAGACGAAAGAACGTTTCTCTGGAAAGATGGAGGAGACGAAAGAACGTTTCTCTGGAAAGATGGAGGAGACGAAAGAACGTTTCTCTGGAAAGATGGGGGAGACGAAAGACACGTTCTCTGATAAACTACAGGAAGCCAAAGACAAAGTGTCTTACCGAAAGAAGCTCGATTAG
- the fam210ab gene encoding uncharacterized protein C18orf19 homolog B isoform X1, which yields MYKVILPVYSMYKVILPVYSMYKVILPVYAMYKVILPVYSMYKVILPVYSMYKVILPVYSMYKVILPVYSMYKVILPVYAMYKVILPVYSMYKVILPVYSMYNVILPAYSMYKVILPVYSMYKVILPAYSMYKVILPVYSMYKVRILPVYSMYKVILPVYSMYKVILPAYSMYKVRILPVYSMYKVILPAYSMYKVRILPVYSMYKVILPVYSMYKVRILPVYSMYKVRILPVYSMYKVRILPVYSMYKVILPVYSMYKVILPVYSMYKVRILPVYSMYKVILPAYSMYKVILPAYSMYKVRILPVYSMYKVILPVYSMYKVRILPVYSMYKVILPAYSMYKVRILPVYSMNKVILPAYSMYKVILPAYSMYKVILPAYSMYKVRILPVYSMYKVILPAYSMYKVILPVYSMYKVRILPVYSMYKVILPAYSTNKVILPVYSMYKVIILTTPCTR from the exons ATGTACAAGGTAATACTCCCTGTCTACTCCATGTACAAGGTAATACTCCCCGTCTACTCCATGTACAAGGTAATACTCCCTGTCTACGCCATGTACAAGGTAATACTCCCTGTCTACTCCATGTACAAGGTAATACTCCCTGTCTACTCCATGTACAAGGTAATACTCCCCGTCTACTCCATGTACAAGGTAATACTCCCTGTCTACTCCATGTACAAG GTAATACTCCCTGTCTACGCCATGTACAAGGTAATACTCCCTGTCTACTCCATGTACAAGGTAATACTCCCTGTCTACTCCATGTACAATGTAATACTCCCTGCCTACTCCATGTACAAGGTAATACTCCCTGTCTACTCCATGTACAAGGTAATACTCCCTGCCTACTCCATGTACAAGGTAATACTCCCTGTCTACTCCATGTACAAGGTAAGAATACTCCCTGTCTACTCCATGTACAAGGTAATACTCCCTGTCTACTCCATGTACAAGGTAATACTCCCTGCCTACTCCATGTACAAGGTAAGAATACTCCCTGTCTACTCCATGTACAAGGTAATACTCCCTGCCTACTCCATGTACAAGGTAAGAATACTCCCTGTCTACTCCATGTACAAGGTAATACTCCCTGTCTACTCCATGTACAAGGTTAGAATACTCCCTGTCTACTCCATGTACAAG GTAAGAATACTCCCTGTCTATTCCATGTACAAGGTTAGAATACTCCCTGTCTACTCCATGTACAAGGTAATACTCCCTGTCTACTCCATGTACAAGGTAATACTCCCTGTCTACTCCATGTACAAGGTAAGAATACTCCCTGTCTACTCCATGTACAAGGTAATACTCCCTGCCTACTCCATGTACAAGGTAATACTCCCTGCCTACTCCATGTACAAGGTAAGAATACTCCCTGTCTACTCCATGTACAAGGTAATACTCCCTGTCTACTCCATGTACAAGGTTAGAATACTCCCTGTCTACTCCATGTACAAGGTAATACTCCCTGCCTACTCCATGTACAAGGTAAGAATACTCCCTGTCTACTCCATGAACAAGGTAATACTCCCTGCCTACTCCATGTACAAGGTAATACTCCCTGCCTACTCCATGTACAAGGTAATACTCCCTGCCTACTCCATGTACAAGGTAAGAATACTCCCTGTCTACTCCATGTACAAGGTAATACTCCCTGCCTACTCCATGTACAAGGTAATACTCCCTGTCTACTCCATGTACAAGGTAAGAATACTCCCTGTCTACTCCATGTACAAGGTAATACTCCCTGCCTACTCCACGAACAAGGTAATACTCCCTGTCTACTCCATGTACAAGGTAATAATACTCACTACGCCATGTACAAGGTAA
- the fam210ab gene encoding uncharacterized protein C18orf19 homolog B isoform X2, translating into MYKVILPVYSMYKVILPVYSMYKVILPVYAMYKVILPVYSMYKVILPVYSMYKVILPVYSMYKVILPVYSMYKVILPVYSMYKVILPVYSMYNVILPAYSMYKVILPVYSMYKVILPAYSMYKVILPVYSMYKVRILPVYSMYKVILPVYSMYKVILPAYSMYKVRILPVYSMYKVILPAYSMYKVRILPVYSMYKVILPVYSMYKVRILPVYSMYKVRILPVYSMYKVRILPVYSMYKVILPVYSMYKVILPVYSMYKVRILPVYSMYKVILPAYSMYKVILPAYSMYKVRILPVYSMYKVILPVYSMYKVRILPVYSMYKVILPAYSMYKVRILPVYSMNKVILPAYSMYKVILPAYSMYKVILPAYSMYKVRILPVYSMYKVILPAYSMYKVILPVYSMYKVRILPVYSMYKVILPAYSTNKVILPVYSMYKVIILTTPCTR; encoded by the exons ATGTACAAGGTAATACTCCCTGTCTACTCCATGTACAAGGTAATACTCCCCGTCTACTCCATGTACAAGGTAATACTCCCTGTCTACGCCATGTACAAGGTAATACTCCCTGTCTACTCCATGTACAAGGTAATACTCCCTGTCTACTCCATGTACAAGGTAATACTCCCCGTCTACTCCATGTACAAGGTAATACTCCCTGTCTACTCCATGTACAAG GTAATACTCCCTGTCTACTCCATGTACAAGGTAATACTCCCTGTCTACTCCATGTACAATGTAATACTCCCTGCCTACTCCATGTACAAGGTAATACTCCCTGTCTACTCCATGTACAAGGTAATACTCCCTGCCTACTCCATGTACAAGGTAATACTCCCTGTCTACTCCATGTACAAGGTAAGAATACTCCCTGTCTACTCCATGTACAAGGTAATACTCCCTGTCTACTCCATGTACAAGGTAATACTCCCTGCCTACTCCATGTACAAGGTAAGAATACTCCCTGTCTACTCCATGTACAAGGTAATACTCCCTGCCTACTCCATGTACAAGGTAAGAATACTCCCTGTCTACTCCATGTACAAGGTAATACTCCCTGTCTACTCCATGTACAAGGTTAGAATACTCCCTGTCTACTCCATGTACAAG GTAAGAATACTCCCTGTCTATTCCATGTACAAGGTTAGAATACTCCCTGTCTACTCCATGTACAAGGTAATACTCCCTGTCTACTCCATGTACAAGGTAATACTCCCTGTCTACTCCATGTACAAGGTAAGAATACTCCCTGTCTACTCCATGTACAAGGTAATACTCCCTGCCTACTCCATGTACAAGGTAATACTCCCTGCCTACTCCATGTACAAGGTAAGAATACTCCCTGTCTACTCCATGTACAAGGTAATACTCCCTGTCTACTCCATGTACAAGGTTAGAATACTCCCTGTCTACTCCATGTACAAGGTAATACTCCCTGCCTACTCCATGTACAAGGTAAGAATACTCCCTGTCTACTCCATGAACAAGGTAATACTCCCTGCCTACTCCATGTACAAGGTAATACTCCCTGCCTACTCCATGTACAAGGTAATACTCCCTGCCTACTCCATGTACAAGGTAAGAATACTCCCTGTCTACTCCATGTACAAGGTAATACTCCCTGCCTACTCCATGTACAAGGTAATACTCCCTGTCTACTCCATGTACAAGGTAAGAATACTCCCTGTCTACTCCATGTACAAGGTAATACTCCCTGCCTACTCCACGAACAAGGTAATACTCCCTGTCTACTCCATGTACAAGGTAATAATACTCACTACGCCATGTACAAGGTAA